Below is a genomic region from Eupeodes corollae chromosome 1, idEupCoro1.1, whole genome shotgun sequence.
CAGCAATATAACGACCTTAAACATATAACGTGCCTTGTAGAAGGCTTGTATACCacacaaaatgaataaatacacCAACCACCTGACTTGGATTCTATAGGGCACCTATGAGAAAAATTGAAGTGTGAAGGAAAGACAATTCACCGACACTAAACACTTCAGGAAAAATGGGCCCTATTTGAGTATTGCGTAAGCAAAAAATTTGTACAGTCAATACCACTAAGTATGAAAACTTATCTTATTGATAACGTTTGTCATCTTGGTATTTAAgaatttgtaagaaaacttcccgtggcatgatggttagtgcgttggactgtcgcgggtactgcctcttgcgaggaattgacaaatctttcaagagtaattcttgtcatgaaaaagtgctttctaaaactagccgttcggattcggcctaaaattgtaggtccattccattcctgacaacagtactcgcacacaggaaaggttgagagttgtaagtcactaggccctggttcacaacggactgttgcgccaccctatttgatttgtgttttgtaagaaaactacttttatatttatttccatgaggatttaatttgttttttaatttaaattttatggaataaatgattattttgtaataagtaactgaaaacaaaaacaacttcctTTAATAACCAAAAACTAATGTAGTCAGACTTTTGTCAACAAGTTTATAGTCCagggttaaattaaaaattaaattaaaacaccacaatttcaatatttaaaatcacatttatttATCTTATTAATAACTTATACCTACAACATAATTCCtacttacatacatttaaaataaatgattattaGCTTTGAGCCAAATTGTCATTTCCAAATATTTATCTCTAACTCCATCTGTCATCAAGACTTTCTGCAAAATATCATGATCGACCATTTGCTCTGCAATCGTAAACGATGATAATGGAgaattatatttcataaaaaccGCATAAATCGCTGGAAAATGTTCTAGACTATCCAAAGTTCTGCTTGAGTAattgaaataattcaaaacttgcATATCCACAACAGCTTTCGATGGCATTGGTTCGATAACTTCATTTTCTGAACCGAAATCAAAAAAATCCGAACGCGATTGAGCATTGAGAGCTCCGGTTTTTGTGTCTTGTGGCTGAGTTTGTGGGATTTCCTTTTCAACAGCTTCCTTGAATGCGTTTAGTAAATTTGTCTGGAAATTCATATCAACACAGGAGAGCCATCTGTTTTTGAATTCTGGATGGGAAAATGCGGCGATTGCTGCATTAACAGCTTCGTGGTCTGCGAAATTGTAGAACTTCTGGAACTTCTCATTGACCATATTTGCAATAGCTGCAACTAAAGGACCACAATATTGCCATTCCCTTCTGgacaattttatcaaatgccttcgcAGTGCTAGAAGTGTGGGCAACAGCGAACCATATAGACTGTGTTTAGGATCTTCCAAGATAGCCAAAGCATCTGCCAGGGGTTTCGTGCACGCTAAATGCTCTTCAATGTATACAAAATCTACAACACTTAGATAGTCTTTGGTCTCGAAAGCTTGAAAAATCTCCACACTTTTATCCTGTATCGTAAGAACTTCTCCAAGGGCAGTGTACAATGAAATCCAGCTTTTTACCGAAGGCTTTGCTAGTGTATTACCTGTAATCTCTTCTAGAATGTCATTTGCATCTGGATGACTCCAAAGAATGTTGCATTTTTGCATAACTCTGCCATGTAAGTTAGCCAACATCTTACAGTTCGatatcattttaataatatcaaACGAAGCAAAGTTACGCAAAACCTGGACATTACACGTACAAAAAGATGGACTTAGTGGCAGAAGAATGTCATTTTCCATAGTGATTTCATCATCGACTTCCTGAAAACTATCAGCTATTGAGTGTTTGCCAATTCCATATGCAAGAAACGCCTTCAAAAGATCACAGCTCGCGCCTGAAGAAGAATTAATTCTTATACTTTGACATATGTTAAAATCTTCTCTATTCTTCATGAGATTATGTTCCAAAGAGTCGTATCGACAATCGATGGGTGGAAGTTGTTTAATCATTAAAACTGCCGATTGCCTCTTCATTTCGCCATCTATCCAATGTGCCATTGTAACTAGACTCCTCTTTTCTTGCCACTTCCATACATTTGCAACAAAGAAAACCTCAATTGCTGATTTCAGATCTTGCTGCAGTTTCTCCGAAACATTTTTGTACAATGATACaagttttgtattcaaaacttCACGATTAAAAGCCCTCAGATCCCGTTCATTTACGTTAAAGTGTTTGAAAATTTCTAGGAAATACGAATTTGTAACGGTTGCCATTGGCACCATTGAATTAacaatgaatttcaaaattttcatatcCAATTGTTCTTGAATTTGTCTTACTTTAATCTGCACCTGACGAGCACCTTCGGAAGCATTCGATGCTTGACCACGTCTGCATCTTTTTTTCGAATGTAAATACTCGGTGTATTCTAACACAGCTTCCCTTCCATGTTTTcgctttagatggcatagaaaATTCGATGATGAATTAACATTACCTTTGATTTCAATGTAGCGCGGCTCACATTTAACACACGTCGCCACTGTTGTATTCATGACACATTTATCCGGAATCATTCTAAAAAAACGTCCATCCACAATAGTCATGGTTTTCGTGGTGCCATTTATGGGTGAGTTCTCACCCGTCGACACAGTGTATTCGTTGATATCAAATGTAGTTGAAGTTGAAGCAGTGGGCGACAACGGCGATGAATGAAACATCGCTGAATCACTGTATTTTTCCTCCATCATCGGAGTCAAAGTGTCTCtgtccatttttttaaagtaatcttttatctattgaaattattaaaatatttgttatgagaataaataaatacacaaaacaaaaggaaaaatcaatttctatactcacttatttgttttgtaggtttttgttgttCTACAGCGCAAGCCGCAACTACAAGCGAGCGAACAAGTTAGAAGAAACTGAATAATGGAAACGATTAATGAATAATGAGTACATACGAAATTTATACTGAAATGAAGCAACTACTTGAATTTGTGTGGATGGGTGTGTGTGAGTGAAGGGGAGTGTAGTATTGGTGAGGGGAGGAAAAGAAATAGAGAAAGGTATACAGTGTAGGGTTGCCAAGTTCTGAACTATGAATCTTCATAGCCTATTGTAAAAATATGTGCagcccaaaataaaaaaaaattactttcaactgaaaagtatttttaataaaaaataaatgtaaaagtaaattaaaaaataaatgaagttttaatAGCCGATTAAATCAGTCtgtaattgtaaaaatattgttactgaagtccagagagaaaaaaataatctttttctcTCTGCTGTAGTCATTCTCATCATTGTTTGGCTAAAT
It encodes:
- the LOC129939052 gene encoding uncharacterized protein LOC129939052 gives rise to the protein MDRDTLTPMMEEKYSDSAMFHSSPLSPTASTSTTFDINEYTVSTGENSPINGTTKTMTIVDGRFFRMIPDKCVMNTTVATCVKCEPRYIEIKGNVNSSSNFLCHLKRKHGREAVLEYTEYLHSKKRCRRGQASNASEGARQVQIKVRQIQEQLDMKILKFIVNSMVPMATVTNSYFLEIFKHFNVNERDLRAFNREVLNTKLVSLYKNVSEKLQQDLKSAIEVFFVANVWKWQEKRSLVTMAHWIDGEMKRQSAVLMIKQLPPIDCRYDSLEHNLMKNREDFNICQSIRINSSSGASCDLLKAFLAYGIGKHSIADSFQEVDDEITMENDILLPLSPSFCTCNVQVLRNFASFDIIKMISNCKMLANLHGRVMQKCNILWSHPDANDILEEITGNTLAKPSVKSWISLYTALGEVLTIQDKSVEIFQAFETKDYLSVVDFVYIEEHLACTKPLADALAILEDPKHSLYGSLLPTLLALRRHLIKLSRREWQYCGPLVAAIANMVNEKFQKFYNFADHEAVNAAIAAFSHPEFKNRWLSCVDMNFQTNLLNAFKEAVEKEIPQTQPQDTKTGALNAQSRSDFFDFGSENEVIEPMPSKAVVDMQVLNYFNYSSRTLDSLEHFPAIYAVFMKYNSPLSSFTIAEQMVDHDILQKVLMTDGVRDKYLEMTIWLKANNHLF